One Bacillus sp. 1780r2a1 DNA segment encodes these proteins:
- the trpC gene encoding indole-3-glycerol phosphate synthase TrpC, whose product MLNKIIETKKQEVANLVLPDPVQVKKVSFLKALANPNRMLSLIAEVKKASPSKGLIQRNFNPVTIAKAYEEGRADALSVLTDEQYFMGHHTYLTEIKQSVNLPVLRKDFIIDELQVEESARIGADAILLIGEVLDPVHLKELYEQAGELGLDCLVEVHEAETLEQILRVFTPRIIGVNNRNLRTFKTSITQTKDISSIVPKDSLFVSESGIYEYKDLTYVKEAGAKAVLVGESLMKQDDQQAAIKNLFGETNHAH is encoded by the coding sequence ATGCTTAACAAAATTATTGAAACAAAAAAACAAGAAGTGGCAAACCTGGTGTTACCAGATCCCGTTCAGGTAAAGAAAGTATCATTCTTAAAAGCTCTTGCAAATCCAAATCGTATGCTTTCGCTGATTGCCGAAGTGAAAAAAGCATCACCTTCAAAAGGATTGATTCAACGAAATTTTAACCCTGTTACAATTGCTAAAGCGTATGAAGAAGGAAGAGCAGATGCACTTTCAGTTTTAACAGATGAGCAGTACTTTATGGGCCATCACACGTATTTGACTGAAATAAAGCAAAGCGTAAACCTTCCCGTTTTGAGAAAAGACTTTATAATCGATGAGCTTCAAGTTGAGGAGAGTGCTCGCATCGGTGCAGATGCTATTTTATTAATCGGAGAAGTCCTTGACCCTGTACATTTAAAAGAGTTATATGAACAAGCCGGAGAATTGGGACTTGATTGTTTAGTAGAGGTTCATGAAGCTGAGACGTTAGAACAAATTTTACGCGTATTCACGCCTCGCATTATTGGTGTCAACAATCGCAATTTACGTACATTTAAGACATCAATTACACAAACGAAGGACATTTCTTCAATTGTTCCTAAAGATAGCTTATTCGTTAGTGAAAGCGGAATTTATGAATATAAAGATCTTACTTATGTAAAAGAAGCTGGTGCAAAAGCAGTTCTAGTTGGAGAATCATTAATGAAACAAGATGATCAGCAAGCAGCAATTAAAAATCTATTTGGAGAAACAAATCATGCACATTAA
- the trpD gene encoding anthranilate phosphoribosyltransferase — MFKELLSKCLNGETLLAAEAQELMNDIMNGQVPPTQIASILTLLTYRGETVEEIVGFVKGMRNNMNTISIKYENVIDTCGTGGDGASTFNISTASAIVASAAGVKVAKHGNRAVSSKSGSADVLERLGVDIQGEKTEVEEALERVNMSFLFAPLYHPAMKHVAQTRRELGFRTVFNALGPLANPTNCSKQVIGVYSIDLARKLAQALVQLRAKHVLLVCGRDGLDEISVTTETDVVEVKDGRIIEYTLSPESLGIQRGTMKDLIVNGAEESAALIQSIFKNSENKTAQSAVAVNAAAAIYVSGAVQTIQQGVVEAMRIIESGQAFKQLQLLKSEEVVNHA; from the coding sequence ATGTTTAAAGAACTGCTATCAAAATGCTTAAACGGTGAAACATTATTAGCTGCAGAAGCACAAGAGCTTATGAATGACATTATGAATGGGCAAGTTCCACCTACACAAATTGCAAGTATCCTTACTTTGTTAACCTATCGAGGCGAAACGGTTGAGGAAATCGTTGGCTTTGTAAAAGGGATGAGAAATAACATGAACACAATCTCTATCAAGTATGAAAACGTCATTGATACATGTGGCACGGGAGGAGACGGTGCGTCAACGTTTAATATTTCTACAGCCAGTGCTATTGTGGCATCAGCAGCTGGTGTAAAGGTAGCAAAGCATGGCAATCGTGCTGTTTCATCAAAGAGTGGAAGTGCAGATGTACTAGAGAGATTAGGAGTAGATATTCAAGGCGAGAAGACTGAAGTTGAGGAAGCGCTTGAACGTGTTAACATGTCATTTCTATTCGCGCCTCTTTATCATCCTGCTATGAAACATGTTGCTCAAACCCGCCGAGAATTAGGATTTCGTACAGTTTTCAATGCCCTTGGTCCTTTAGCTAACCCTACTAATTGCAGCAAACAGGTAATTGGAGTGTATTCAATAGATTTAGCAAGAAAGCTTGCGCAAGCTTTAGTGCAGCTTAGAGCAAAACACGTGCTGCTTGTTTGTGGTCGAGATGGTTTAGACGAAATAAGCGTAACCACTGAAACAGACGTGGTAGAAGTGAAAGATGGACGCATAATAGAATATACACTGTCACCTGAATCACTAGGTATCCAAAGAGGAACTATGAAAGACCTTATAGTAAATGGTGCAGAAGAAAGCGCAGCTCTTATTCAATCAATCTTTAAAAACAGTGAAAATAAAACTGCACAGTCAGCGGTTGCTGTGAACGCAGCGGCTGCAATATATGTAAGCGGCGCTGTTCAAACAATCCAGCAAGGAGTCGTTGAAGCGATGCGAATCATTGAAAGCGGTCAGGCATTCAAACAGCTCCAGCTTTTAAAATCTGAAGAGGTGGTTAATCATGCTTAA
- the trpE gene encoding anthranilate synthase component I: MTNTYASFLEDSSHFLTIPITKTLYVDSLTPVDLFQRVQDEAVYLLESNDDTSPWSNYSFIGLNPFLYVAEENGEYIIKDRHLQRQFSASSFKNAVQTVNEKFKVKLPNLSLPFKGGAVGFISYDAVSQIEKVPVNKENDLQMPTFHFMYCETLLAYNHQSKELVFLRYVQLNEGDTDVEKNKKYQLAVEDINSYVNKIVNPLINKLPLVFNSEQKDVTFKGVTSSYEKEKFMNDVNKIKEYIKSGDVFQAVLSQRFQVPTKASGFDIYRVLRLVNPSPYLFYVKVDGVELIGSSPEKLIGIENGELEIHPIAGTRRRGRNEQEDQHMYKDLIQDEKERAEHYMLVDLARNDIGRVAKYGSVQTPVLMELVKFSHVMHLISKVTGTIRPSVHPIDALLAAFPAGTVSGAPKVRAMQILNEIEPVARNVYAGTVAYMGFDGNIDSCIAIRTIVLKDKVAYVQAGAGIVADSKPELEWKETRNKASALIKTIQIAQDIYDKKENVYV; the protein is encoded by the coding sequence ATGACAAACACGTATGCTTCCTTTTTGGAAGACTCTTCACACTTTTTAACAATTCCTATTACAAAGACGTTATATGTTGACAGTCTAACCCCGGTTGATTTGTTTCAGCGGGTACAGGACGAAGCAGTTTACTTACTTGAAAGTAACGATGATACATCACCTTGGTCCAACTATTCATTTATTGGATTAAATCCTTTTTTATATGTTGCCGAAGAAAACGGTGAGTATATCATTAAAGACCGTCATCTCCAACGACAGTTTTCAGCTTCTAGCTTCAAGAACGCTGTTCAAACAGTGAATGAGAAGTTTAAAGTAAAGCTTCCCAACCTGTCGCTTCCCTTTAAAGGTGGTGCAGTTGGTTTTATTAGTTATGATGCGGTTTCACAAATTGAAAAGGTACCGGTCAATAAAGAAAATGATTTACAAATGCCAACATTTCATTTTATGTATTGCGAAACACTGTTAGCATACAATCATCAATCAAAAGAGTTAGTTTTTCTCCGCTATGTTCAGCTTAACGAAGGAGATACAGATGTAGAAAAAAACAAGAAATATCAGCTTGCGGTTGAAGATATCAATTCGTATGTTAACAAGATAGTAAATCCTTTAATAAATAAGTTACCGCTAGTGTTTAATTCAGAACAAAAAGACGTAACGTTTAAAGGCGTAACTTCTTCATATGAAAAAGAGAAGTTTATGAACGACGTTAATAAAATTAAAGAGTATATCAAAAGCGGGGACGTTTTTCAGGCGGTATTATCCCAACGCTTTCAAGTTCCGACTAAAGCTTCTGGATTTGATATTTACAGAGTATTGCGACTAGTTAATCCATCTCCTTATTTATTTTATGTCAAAGTAGACGGTGTGGAATTAATCGGAAGCTCTCCAGAAAAACTTATTGGAATCGAAAACGGTGAATTAGAAATTCACCCTATTGCTGGCACAAGACGCAGAGGACGGAACGAACAAGAAGATCAGCATATGTACAAAGATTTAATTCAAGACGAAAAAGAACGTGCTGAACACTATATGTTAGTCGACTTAGCGCGTAATGATATTGGAAGAGTAGCTAAATACGGTAGCGTACAAACACCTGTATTAATGGAATTAGTTAAATTTTCACACGTCATGCACTTAATTTCTAAAGTAACAGGAACCATTCGTCCAAGCGTTCATCCAATTGATGCTTTGTTAGCGGCTTTTCCAGCGGGGACAGTATCAGGTGCACCGAAGGTGAGAGCCATGCAAATTTTAAATGAAATAGAACCTGTTGCGCGCAATGTTTATGCAGGAACCGTTGCATACATGGGATTTGATGGAAATATTGATTCGTGTATTGCCATTCGAACAATTGTCTTAAAAGATAAAGTAGCTTATGTACAGGCGGGTGCTGGCATTGTAGCAGACTCTAAGCCAGAACTAGAATGGAAAGAAACTCGTAACAAAGCAAGTGCTTTAATTAAAACGATTCAAATCGCTCAAGACATCTACGACAAAAAGGAGAATGTGTATGTTTAA
- the aroB gene encoding 3-dehydroquinate synthase — MEQIQIETKSKTYPLYLGENILSELPSVIKDVKPNTSQILVLTDEAVNERYGDKMIEALAAYSTVYKYVLPSGEQAKSFDHYYACQTFALEKQLDRNALIIAFGGGVIGDLAGFVAATYMRGISFIQVPTTLLAHDSAVGGKVAINHELGKNMIGAFFQPEAVFYDIDLLNTLPEKEWRSGFAEVIKHALIHDVEFYQWLKTTIKTLSDLREDALIYALKKGISVKAAIVKEDEMEAGVRAHLNFGHTLGHAIESECGYGKISHGEAVAIGMLFAMDVSNALGKTKFPVSEIASWFKQFGYQTSIPSHLEKERLLKKMQADKKSKQSDVYMVLLEEVGQPYVQKVENDLILTLLSQQLENSN; from the coding sequence ATGGAACAAATTCAAATCGAAACCAAGTCTAAAACATACCCTCTTTATTTAGGTGAAAATATTCTATCTGAACTTCCATCAGTGATCAAAGATGTAAAGCCAAACACATCACAAATTCTAGTATTAACAGATGAAGCGGTAAACGAACGCTATGGAGATAAAATGATAGAAGCGTTAGCTGCTTATTCAACGGTTTATAAATACGTACTTCCTAGCGGTGAACAAGCAAAATCTTTTGACCATTACTATGCGTGTCAAACGTTTGCTTTAGAAAAGCAGCTGGATCGTAATGCTCTTATCATTGCATTTGGAGGAGGCGTAATTGGAGATTTAGCTGGCTTTGTTGCAGCAACTTATATGCGTGGTATATCATTTATTCAAGTTCCAACAACCCTTCTTGCCCATGATAGTGCAGTTGGTGGAAAGGTAGCAATTAATCATGAGCTAGGCAAAAATATGATTGGTGCGTTCTTTCAACCAGAAGCTGTTTTTTATGATATTGACTTATTAAATACGCTACCTGAAAAAGAATGGCGTTCTGGTTTCGCTGAAGTTATTAAACATGCGTTAATTCATGACGTGGAGTTCTATCAATGGCTAAAAACAACGATTAAAACGTTAAGTGACTTACGAGAAGATGCTTTAATCTATGCGCTTAAAAAAGGAATCTCTGTCAAAGCAGCGATAGTAAAAGAAGACGAAATGGAAGCGGGTGTTCGAGCACATTTAAACTTCGGACATACATTAGGCCATGCCATTGAATCAGAATGTGGGTATGGAAAAATTAGCCATGGAGAAGCGGTAGCAATCGGAATGCTTTTCGCTATGGATGTGAGCAATGCTTTAGGGAAAACGAAATTTCCGGTATCTGAAATTGCCTCATGGTTTAAACAGTTTGGTTATCAAACGTCTATTCCTTCACATCTAGAAAAAGAGCGTTTGTTAAAGAAAATGCAGGCTGATAAAAAATCTAAACAAAGCGACGTATATATGGTCTTACTTGAAGAAGTTGGTCAACCTTATGTTCAAAAGGTGGAAAATGACCTTATTCTCACACTGTTAAGTCAGCAGCTAGAGAATTCCAATTAA
- the aroC gene encoding chorismate synthase, which translates to MRYLTAGESHGPQLTTILEGVPAGLPLTAEDVNTELARRQKGHGRGRRMQIEKDQVQILSGVRHGYTLGSPIALVVENNDWKHWTKIMGIEPISEEEAEDVKRKISRPRPGHADLNGAIKYGHRDMRNVLERSSARETTVRVAAGAVAKQILAQFGIKVAGHVREIGGIKANPPAYETLEQLKEVTEQSPVRCFDTAVEKDMMQAIDDAKKAGDSIGGIVEVIVEGMPAGVGSYVHYDRKLDAKIAAAVMSINAFKGVEFGLGFEAARKPGSEVHDEILWDEQSGYTRRTNRLGGFEGGMTTGMPIVVRGVMKPIPTLYKPLKSVDIETKEPFEASIERSDSCAVPAASVVAEAVVAWELADAIMEQFGQDQIKTISENINQMREYARGF; encoded by the coding sequence ATGAGATACTTAACCGCAGGAGAGTCGCATGGTCCACAATTGACGACAATTCTAGAAGGTGTTCCAGCAGGACTACCTTTAACTGCAGAAGACGTAAATACAGAGCTTGCGCGTAGGCAAAAAGGGCATGGACGAGGACGCCGTATGCAAATTGAGAAGGATCAAGTGCAAATTTTGAGTGGTGTTCGCCATGGCTATACGCTAGGGTCTCCTATTGCGCTTGTTGTTGAAAATAACGATTGGAAGCATTGGACGAAGATTATGGGTATTGAGCCAATTTCCGAAGAAGAAGCCGAAGACGTGAAGCGGAAAATTTCACGCCCACGACCTGGACATGCAGATTTAAATGGAGCAATTAAATATGGGCATCGGGATATGAGAAACGTATTAGAGCGTTCCTCAGCACGTGAAACAACAGTTCGCGTCGCGGCTGGTGCAGTGGCAAAGCAAATTTTAGCTCAGTTTGGAATTAAGGTGGCAGGACATGTTCGTGAAATCGGTGGAATTAAAGCTAATCCTCCAGCTTATGAAACCCTTGAACAACTAAAGGAAGTTACAGAGCAGTCACCGGTTAGGTGTTTTGATACAGCTGTTGAAAAAGATATGATGCAAGCAATCGACGATGCAAAAAAAGCTGGAGATTCAATCGGTGGAATTGTTGAAGTCATCGTGGAAGGTATGCCAGCTGGTGTTGGTAGCTATGTACACTACGATCGGAAATTAGATGCTAAAATTGCTGCGGCTGTAATGAGTATCAATGCGTTTAAAGGGGTTGAATTTGGTCTTGGCTTTGAAGCTGCCCGAAAGCCCGGTAGCGAAGTTCATGATGAAATTTTGTGGGATGAACAAAGTGGATATACAAGAAGAACAAACCGTTTAGGTGGCTTTGAAGGTGGAATGACGACTGGAATGCCAATTGTTGTTAGAGGTGTTATGAAGCCTATCCCGACGCTTTATAAGCCATTGAAGAGTGTTGATATTGAAACGAAAGAACCGTTTGAAGCGAGCATTGAACGCTCAGATAGCTGTGCGGTTCCTGCGGCTAGCGTCGTAGCAGAAGCTGTCGTTGCTTGGGAATTAGCAGATGCCATTATGGAACAGTTTGGTCAAGATCAAATTAAAACAATATCTGAAAACATCAATCAAATGCGTGAATATGCGAGGGGATTTTAA
- a CDS encoding protein-glutamate O-methyltransferase CheR has product MTNEYEEFVRKIKLKTGIDLALYKEAQMRRRLVSLYEKKGFTSFQTYYQALNYQEELLTEFLDRVTINVSEFYRNRKRWEVLEETILPQLTKENETLKVWSAACSTGEEPYTLAMVLSSYYPLSKIKILATDLDQTVIEKAKIGLYTEKSLQEVPVHIKNKYFTSQGSFYKVNDEIKKTVTFKKHNLLADPFSQQFDLIVCRNVLIYFTEEAKHQLYQKFSDSLRRGGIFFVGSTEQVFQPQKYGLEVADTFFYRKL; this is encoded by the coding sequence ATGACAAATGAATATGAAGAATTTGTTCGCAAAATTAAGCTAAAAACAGGTATCGACCTGGCGTTATATAAAGAAGCACAAATGAGAAGAAGACTGGTATCTTTATATGAAAAGAAAGGCTTCACTAGCTTTCAAACTTATTATCAAGCCCTAAATTATCAAGAAGAATTATTAACTGAATTTTTAGATAGAGTTACCATCAATGTCTCAGAATTTTATCGAAACCGCAAGCGGTGGGAAGTATTAGAAGAAACAATCTTACCTCAGTTAACAAAAGAAAACGAAACCTTAAAAGTCTGGAGTGCGGCATGTTCTACCGGAGAGGAACCGTACACGTTAGCGATGGTGTTATCTTCTTACTATCCACTTTCAAAAATTAAAATCCTAGCTACAGATTTGGATCAAACGGTTATTGAAAAAGCTAAAATAGGCTTGTATACGGAAAAATCACTACAAGAAGTGCCTGTACATATAAAAAACAAATATTTTACTAGTCAAGGATCATTTTACAAGGTAAACGATGAGATAAAAAAAACCGTTACTTTTAAAAAACACAATTTACTTGCGGACCCTTTTTCACAGCAGTTTGACTTAATTGTTTGTCGCAATGTGCTTATTTATTTTACGGAAGAGGCGAAGCACCAGCTTTATCAAAAGTTTTCAGATTCATTGAGACGAGGAGGTATCTTTTTTGTAGGAAGCACGGAGCAAGTGTTTCAACCTCAGAAATATGGGTTAGAAGTAGCAGATACGTTTTTTTATCGCAAGCTATAA
- the ndk gene encoding nucleoside-diphosphate kinase, whose translation MIQQTFLMVKPDGVQRSIVGEIVSRFEKKGFQLVGAKLMHVSQDLAETHYGEHREKPFFKELVDFITSGPVFAMVWEGENVIANARQMMGKTNPQEALPGTIRGDYGLIVDKNVIHGSDSPESAQREIGLFFSESEVVSYNKQLNSLLY comes from the coding sequence ATGATACAACAAACATTTTTAATGGTCAAACCAGACGGGGTACAAAGAAGTATTGTAGGAGAAATTGTATCTCGCTTTGAAAAAAAGGGGTTTCAATTAGTTGGTGCAAAGCTTATGCACGTATCGCAAGATTTGGCTGAAACACATTACGGAGAACATCGTGAAAAACCATTTTTTAAAGAACTAGTTGACTTTATTACATCAGGACCAGTATTTGCAATGGTATGGGAAGGGGAAAATGTCATTGCAAATGCACGTCAAATGATGGGGAAAACAAATCCCCAAGAAGCGCTTCCAGGTACAATTCGAGGAGACTACGGGCTTATCGTTGATAAGAATGTTATTCATGGTTCAGATTCTCCAGAGAGTGCTCAACGTGAAATTGGGCTGTTCTTTTCAGAATCGGAAGTTGTATCATACAACAAACAGTTAAATAGCTTGCTTTATTAA
- the hepT gene encoding heptaprenyl diphosphate synthase component II gives MKLKMMYTFLNTDIALIEKELEQRIETKEALITNASLHLLQAGGKRIRPVFVLLAGKFGSYDINQIKHVAVALELIHMASLVHDDVIDDADMRRGKPTIKAKWDNRIAMYTGDYIFARALETITKIEQVDAHKILSDTMVELTLGEIEQIKDKYDLNQDLRTYLRRIKRKTALLIAASCQLGAIAAGAPESIHKKLFLFGYYVGMSFQITDDILDFTSSEEKLGKPVGSDLLQGNITLPVLYALEDPNFRLKVEKLFVADDQTELISEIITYITTSSNVIDRSVEVSERYLEKAMMILKELPDNKARKALYQIAKYIGKRKF, from the coding sequence ATGAAATTAAAAATGATGTATACTTTTCTAAACACGGATATTGCACTAATTGAAAAAGAATTAGAGCAAAGGATTGAAACAAAAGAGGCATTAATTACAAATGCATCTCTTCACCTTTTACAGGCAGGGGGAAAAAGAATTCGCCCTGTCTTTGTTTTATTAGCCGGCAAATTTGGTTCTTATGATATTAACCAGATTAAGCATGTCGCAGTAGCCCTTGAACTGATACATATGGCGTCTTTAGTTCACGACGATGTAATTGATGATGCAGATATGAGGCGAGGCAAGCCAACGATTAAAGCTAAGTGGGATAATCGAATTGCTATGTATACAGGAGATTATATTTTTGCGCGTGCGCTTGAAACCATTACTAAGATTGAACAAGTGGATGCTCATAAAATCTTATCCGATACGATGGTTGAATTAACGCTAGGCGAGATTGAACAAATCAAAGATAAATACGATTTAAACCAAGACTTGCGTACGTACTTGCGTCGTATTAAGCGAAAAACAGCGTTGTTAATTGCAGCAAGCTGTCAGCTTGGAGCAATTGCAGCTGGTGCTCCTGAGTCTATACATAAAAAGCTATTTCTGTTCGGTTATTATGTGGGAATGTCGTTTCAAATTACTGATGATATTTTAGATTTTACATCCTCGGAAGAAAAGCTGGGTAAGCCGGTAGGAAGTGATTTGTTACAGGGGAACATCACACTGCCTGTTCTTTACGCACTAGAGGATCCAAACTTCCGCCTTAAAGTTGAGAAGTTATTTGTAGCAGACGATCAAACAGAGCTTATTTCCGAAATTATTACGTATATTACTACTTCTTCTAACGTAATTGATCGTTCTGTTGAAGTAAGTGAGCGATACCTTGAAAAGGCCATGATGATCTTAAAAGAGTTACCCGATAATAAAGCTCGCAAAGCGCTATATCAGATTGCTAAATATATTGGTAAGAGAAAATTTTAA
- a CDS encoding demethylmenaquinone methyltransferase, whose amino-acid sequence MQQSKEERVHGVFEKIYKNYDQMNSVISFQRHKAWRKDTMKRMNVQPGTASLDVCCGTADWTLAMAEAVGPKGKAVGLDFSQNMLKIGHEKVNQSSFSNIELLHGNAMSLPFEDNSFDYVTIGFGLRNVPDYMTALKEMYRVVKPGGKVVCLETSQPTMIGYRQAYLFYFKYIMPAFGKLFAKSYDEYSWLQESARDFPGPKELAEMFKKAGFQDIEVKTYTGGVAAMHLGYKRV is encoded by the coding sequence ATGCAGCAATCAAAAGAAGAGCGTGTGCATGGAGTTTTTGAAAAAATATATAAAAACTACGATCAAATGAACTCAGTAATTAGCTTTCAGCGTCATAAAGCATGGAGAAAAGATACAATGAAGCGAATGAACGTACAGCCAGGAACAGCTTCACTTGATGTATGCTGCGGAACTGCTGATTGGACATTAGCTATGGCTGAAGCAGTGGGACCAAAAGGAAAAGCTGTTGGACTTGATTTTAGTCAAAATATGCTGAAAATCGGGCACGAAAAAGTAAATCAATCCTCATTTTCAAACATTGAATTGTTACATGGAAATGCAATGAGTTTACCGTTTGAAGATAATTCATTTGATTATGTCACAATAGGATTTGGGCTTCGAAACGTTCCCGACTACATGACTGCCTTAAAAGAGATGTATCGAGTAGTAAAGCCAGGTGGAAAAGTAGTATGCTTAGAGACGTCGCAGCCGACCATGATAGGTTATCGACAAGCTTATCTTTTCTATTTTAAATACATCATGCCTGCATTTGGGAAACTGTTTGCAAAAAGCTATGATGAGTATTCATGGCTTCAGGAATCAGCACGTGATTTCCCAGGCCCTAAAGAACTAGCTGAAATGTTTAAAAAGGCAGGATTTCAAGACATTGAAGTCAAAACCTATACAGGTGGAGTAGCTGCAATGCACTTAGGGTACAAACGAGTATAG
- a CDS encoding heptaprenyl diphosphate synthase component 1, which yields MNVQNIYDTVADMKEQIHAELSHPYVQKFIHHPTVDENKLLYVCSFLTTLSLEQQKWSRCALSVMLVQTALDTHDLVSTQNVDSEGKQLHERQLTVLAGDYYSGLYYYYLAQTGQIDLIKVIASSIKEINIAKIHIYHNHTKDLQDMMTNFFTVESSLISSLCDYFNCSEWQELLEHACRLNAISTQLTKLEQHEPSILLDSYKKNGMESTRIQEALYASSESSIAVVKQYLAAGSIDINEPLKKHLYEMIGSLERLKNVVGEG from the coding sequence ATGAATGTGCAAAACATCTACGATACGGTTGCAGACATGAAAGAACAGATTCATGCTGAGTTGAGTCATCCATATGTTCAAAAATTTATTCATCATCCAACTGTAGATGAAAATAAATTATTATACGTATGCTCGTTTTTAACGACTCTTTCACTTGAACAGCAAAAGTGGAGTCGCTGTGCGCTGTCGGTTATGCTTGTGCAAACTGCACTAGATACTCACGACTTAGTCTCTACTCAAAATGTTGATAGCGAAGGAAAACAACTGCATGAGCGACAGCTAACCGTATTAGCAGGCGACTATTATAGCGGTTTGTATTATTATTATTTAGCACAGACGGGGCAAATCGACTTAATTAAGGTAATTGCTTCGTCTATTAAAGAAATTAATATTGCTAAAATCCACATCTATCATAACCATACAAAAGACTTACAGGATATGATGACAAATTTCTTTACGGTTGAATCATCACTTATCAGTTCCTTATGTGATTATTTTAATTGTTCAGAGTGGCAAGAGCTTTTAGAACACGCTTGTCGTTTAAACGCTATTTCAACTCAGTTAACGAAGCTGGAACAGCATGAACCTTCTATTTTGTTAGACAGTTATAAAAAAAATGGAATGGAAAGCACGAGAATTCAAGAAGCGCTCTATGCTTCAAGTGAGTCATCAATTGCTGTAGTAAAGCAATATTTAGCAGCGGGTTCAATTGATATTAATGAGCCATTAAAGAAGCACTTATACGAAATGATTGGCAGCTTAGAGCGTCTTAAAAATGTTGTAGGAGAAGGATAG
- the mtrB gene encoding trp RNA-binding attenuation protein MtrB — protein MAQKSNPEYIVIKAVEDGVNVIGLTRGADTRFHHSEKLDKGEVMIAQFTEHTSAIKIRGKALIQTVHGEVESDGKK, from the coding sequence ATGGCACAAAAATCGAATCCAGAATACATCGTCATTAAAGCGGTGGAAGATGGTGTAAATGTTATAGGTTTAACAAGAGGTGCGGATACACGATTTCATCATTCTGAAAAGCTAGATAAAGGTGAAGTGATGATTGCTCAATTCACAGAGCATACGTCAGCAATTAAAATAAGAGGCAAAGCACTTATCCAAACAGTTCACGGTGAGGTTGAATCCGACGGCAAAAAATAA
- the folE gene encoding GTP cyclohydrolase I FolE: MSAVNKEQIEQAVRQILEAIGEDPNREGLLDTPKRVAKMYEEVFSGLKEDPNEHFKTIFGEEHEELVLVKDINFHSMCEHHLVPFYGKVHVAYIPKGGRVTGLSKLARAVEAVSKRPQLQERITSTVADSIVETLTPHGVMVIVEAEHMCMTMRGVRKPGAMTVTSAVRGVFEHDQAARAEVLSLIKS, translated from the coding sequence ATGTCAGCTGTAAATAAAGAGCAAATTGAACAAGCGGTAAGACAAATTTTAGAAGCAATTGGAGAAGATCCAAATCGAGAAGGACTATTGGATACACCAAAGCGCGTAGCTAAAATGTATGAAGAAGTCTTTTCAGGATTGAAGGAAGATCCAAATGAACATTTTAAAACTATATTTGGCGAGGAGCACGAAGAGTTAGTTTTAGTAAAAGACATCAACTTTCATTCAATGTGTGAACATCACTTGGTTCCTTTCTATGGAAAGGTTCATGTTGCATATATTCCAAAAGGTGGTCGCGTAACTGGATTAAGTAAGCTTGCACGTGCAGTGGAGGCTGTCTCTAAGCGTCCACAGCTTCAAGAAAGAATTACTTCTACAGTTGCTGATTCAATCGTGGAAACTCTAACTCCTCATGGAGTCATGGTTATTGTAGAAGCTGAACATATGTGCATGACGATGCGAGGGGTTCGCAAACCAGGAGCTATGACCGTTACATCAGCAGTTCGAGGAGTATTTGAACACGACCAAGCAGCGCGTGCAGAGGTATTATCATTAATCAAGTCGTAA
- the hbs gene encoding non-specific DNA-binding protein Hbs, with protein sequence MNKTELINAVAEASELSKKDATKAVDAVFDTILDALKDGDKVQLIGFGNFEVRERAARKGRNPQTGEEIEIAASKVPAFKPGKALKDAVK encoded by the coding sequence ATGAACAAGACAGAATTAATCAATGCTGTTGCAGAAGCGAGTGAGCTTTCAAAAAAGGATGCTACAAAAGCAGTTGATGCTGTTTTTGATACAATCTTAGATGCTTTAAAAGATGGTGACAAAGTTCAACTAATTGGTTTTGGTAACTTTGAAGTACGTGAGCGTGCTGCACGTAAAGGTCGTAACCCTCAAACGGGTGAAGAGATTGAAATCGCTGCAAGCAAAGTTCCTGCATTCAAACCAGGTAAAGCTCTTAAAGACGCTGTAAAATAA